The Marinobacter halotolerans genome includes a window with the following:
- a CDS encoding DUF7352 domain-containing protein, whose amino-acid sequence MKTIHKFRLDSAGQPTTLKLKPGCRVVRCEYLVPDKAVFLWVEQPLKVDLPELERKFMVAFSGDPVPSAYEYVDTALDPFGPEAYHVFEVKEKAGERPDPADVSPLSLAG is encoded by the coding sequence ATGAAAACCATTCACAAATTCAGGCTAGACAGTGCAGGGCAGCCGACCACCCTGAAGTTGAAACCCGGCTGCCGGGTGGTCCGTTGCGAATATCTGGTACCCGACAAAGCGGTTTTTCTCTGGGTAGAACAGCCGTTGAAGGTGGATCTGCCAGAGCTTGAACGGAAGTTTATGGTGGCATTTTCTGGCGATCCGGTGCCTTCTGCCTACGAGTACGTGGACACCGCCCTGGACCCGTTCGGGCCTGAGGCTTACCACGTCTTTGAGGTAAAAGAGAAAGCTGGCGAGCGTCCGGACCCTGCCGATGTGTCACCGCTTTCCCTTGCAGGCTGA
- a CDS encoding diguanylate cyclase, whose product MRKSTGQNLEEVAVQLRDKIELDLHERYRDLKIAAAITRQRLKEQESPEISALLDALADNFPSYAWIGLVSPEGTVMASTDNLLKGMNVGHRPWFQAARDKPFLGDAHEAALLADKLANKSGIPLRFVDIAVPLKSDSGELIAVLGAHLYLDWVADLGQSLLAPLQERLASELIVADREGVILIGPDNTVGDKLGDPLIAAARSDQAGHLITTMGLQQAATTEDYLVGFSRLRDREEYASFNWLVLVRKPAEQAFLPANDLRNTILAVGILMALLLILLASSTARLTTRPLLQMAREANDLDPDNPDTFIKQRDDYEEVKVLSTVLRELIRRLAEKTRQMNQLNTTLEQRVTERTRELEKANRRLEETVRTDALSGLNNRRYLFELGKTAIKKAVRAGTPVSAIMFDADFFKKVNDTYGHAVGDKALIHLSSLASSAVRDVDILARIGGEEFAVLLENTSEERAAEVAERLRTAIADSPLPLERGNLSLSVSVGVASFVPDSSDELDILLVQADKALYAAKTGGRNQVCLYSQLRQQTDNH is encoded by the coding sequence ATGCGCAAATCCACTGGCCAGAACCTGGAAGAGGTGGCGGTTCAGCTGCGGGACAAGATCGAGCTGGACCTGCACGAGCGTTACCGCGACCTGAAAATAGCCGCGGCGATCACCAGACAGCGTCTGAAGGAGCAAGAATCGCCGGAGATTTCAGCGCTGCTGGACGCCTTGGCCGACAACTTCCCCAGCTATGCCTGGATTGGCCTGGTTTCCCCGGAGGGCACCGTAATGGCCAGCACCGACAATCTTCTGAAAGGCATGAATGTTGGCCATCGGCCCTGGTTTCAGGCTGCCCGGGATAAGCCGTTTCTCGGGGACGCTCATGAAGCCGCCCTGCTGGCCGACAAACTCGCGAACAAATCGGGGATACCCCTGCGATTCGTGGATATCGCGGTACCACTGAAATCCGACAGCGGCGAGCTGATCGCAGTTCTTGGGGCCCACCTTTACCTGGACTGGGTTGCGGACCTGGGCCAGTCACTGCTCGCGCCCCTTCAGGAACGACTGGCTTCAGAGCTGATTGTGGCGGACAGAGAGGGCGTCATACTCATTGGGCCGGACAACACCGTGGGTGACAAACTCGGTGACCCGTTGATCGCGGCTGCCCGGTCAGACCAGGCCGGCCACCTGATCACCACTATGGGTTTGCAGCAGGCAGCCACAACCGAGGATTATCTGGTGGGATTCAGCCGTCTTCGGGATCGCGAGGAATACGCCAGCTTCAACTGGCTGGTACTGGTTCGCAAACCGGCGGAGCAGGCGTTCCTGCCCGCAAACGACCTTCGCAACACGATTCTGGCCGTCGGGATACTGATGGCCCTGCTGCTTATTCTTCTGGCATCTTCCACCGCCCGCCTTACAACGCGTCCTCTGCTTCAGATGGCGCGAGAGGCGAATGATCTGGACCCGGATAACCCGGACACCTTCATCAAACAGCGGGACGACTATGAAGAAGTCAAAGTACTGTCCACGGTCCTGCGGGAGCTGATCCGGCGGCTGGCAGAAAAAACACGTCAGATGAACCAGCTGAACACCACCCTCGAGCAACGGGTAACGGAACGTACCCGTGAACTCGAAAAGGCCAACCGGCGACTTGAGGAAACCGTGCGAACCGACGCCCTGTCGGGTCTGAATAACCGCCGTTACCTGTTCGAGCTTGGCAAAACGGCGATCAAGAAAGCGGTTCGCGCCGGAACGCCTGTTTCTGCGATCATGTTCGATGCTGATTTTTTCAAAAAGGTGAACGACACCTATGGCCATGCCGTCGGCGACAAGGCCCTGATTCACCTGAGCTCCCTGGCCAGCAGTGCGGTACGGGACGTGGACATACTGGCCCGCATCGGCGGCGAGGAATTCGCCGTGCTGCTGGAGAATACCAGCGAAGAGAGAGCCGCCGAGGTGGCAGAACGCCTGAGAACCGCCATTGCCGACTCGCCGCTACCGTTGGAGCGGGGCAACCTTTCCCTGAGCGTCAGTGTGGGTGTGGCCAGTTTTGTTCCTGACAGCTCCGACGAGCTTGATATTCTTCTGGTTCAAGCGGACAAGGCGCTTTACGCCGCGAAAACCGGCGGGCGAAACCAGGTGTGTCTGTATTCCCAGCTCCGGCAGCAAACCGACAACCACTGA
- a CDS encoding S8 family serine peptidase: MKTFLKTRLIPTAALCLLSTPGLALVGGGASGGPIAPIIQQVEQRARQAVERAMDRRLQEQIRSEAAEVRKQLEELPARAPISTSDGQQAFYDIALENGFRAVQSQWLVTGTAAEIDSLDQPGITVLERRQLSRLGMTLARFRVTEDLDSREALETALPQLADRLDRNHIYKPQASGDAGGNAREVRPRWQSHCTGSLGIGMVDTSIATDHPVFAEARIVQERFLDVAEGELTDAKAHGTAVASLLVGSRNGQWPARLSGATVYNASVFYGQQSRLTGATLSHLLEGLNWLASQPVSVINISLTGPDNRLLAAAVSALRDRNFLLVAAVGNQGPAASPLYPAAYDGVLGITAVDGSGELYRWANRGKQVMFAGPGVSVPVARPGGEMVNDDGTSLASPVIAAALACRRAELAEQPAIDSLIRQARDLGEPGRDPAFGHGFLDL, from the coding sequence ATGAAAACTTTTCTCAAGACCCGCCTGATCCCCACGGCTGCCCTGTGCCTGCTTTCCACTCCCGGTCTGGCACTCGTTGGTGGCGGGGCGTCAGGCGGCCCGATAGCGCCCATCATCCAGCAGGTGGAACAAAGGGCCCGTCAGGCCGTTGAGCGAGCCATGGACCGACGCCTGCAGGAACAGATCAGATCCGAGGCTGCTGAAGTCAGGAAGCAGCTTGAAGAATTACCGGCAAGAGCGCCAATAAGCACCAGCGACGGACAGCAGGCATTCTATGATATCGCGCTGGAAAACGGCTTTCGCGCCGTACAATCCCAGTGGCTGGTTACCGGCACCGCTGCGGAGATTGACAGCCTGGATCAGCCGGGCATTACCGTTCTGGAACGCCGCCAGTTAAGCCGTCTGGGCATGACCCTGGCACGCTTTCGGGTAACAGAGGACCTGGATTCCCGTGAAGCCCTTGAAACGGCGCTCCCGCAACTGGCCGACCGCCTGGATCGCAACCACATTTACAAGCCGCAGGCGAGTGGCGATGCAGGCGGAAATGCCAGGGAAGTCCGTCCCCGGTGGCAAAGCCACTGCACTGGTTCCCTGGGCATCGGCATGGTGGATACCTCCATTGCCACCGACCATCCGGTTTTTGCGGAAGCACGGATCGTTCAGGAACGTTTTCTGGATGTCGCAGAAGGGGAGCTGACAGACGCCAAAGCCCACGGCACCGCGGTTGCCAGCCTGTTGGTGGGCAGCCGAAATGGTCAATGGCCCGCCCGCCTGTCAGGGGCGACGGTGTACAATGCTTCGGTCTTCTATGGCCAACAGTCCAGACTTACCGGCGCTACACTCAGCCATCTGCTTGAAGGACTGAACTGGCTGGCCAGCCAGCCGGTGTCGGTGATTAATATCAGCCTGACCGGGCCGGATAACCGGCTTCTGGCCGCTGCAGTCTCAGCGCTCAGGGACCGGAATTTTCTGCTGGTGGCAGCCGTGGGCAATCAAGGGCCAGCCGCATCGCCTCTGTATCCGGCGGCCTATGATGGCGTGCTGGGGATAACGGCCGTGGATGGGTCGGGGGAACTCTATCGGTGGGCGAACAGGGGGAAGCAGGTGATGTTTGCCGGGCCGGGGGTTTCCGTTCCGGTAGCTCGGCCAGGCGGTGAGATGGTTAATGACGATGGCACTTCCCTGGCATCACCGGTCATAGCCGCCGCCCTTGCCTGCCGTCGCGCCGAGTTGGCTGAACAACCCGCCATCGACAGCCTGATACGTCAGGCCCGTGATCTCGGCGAGCCGGGCCGCGACCCGGCTTTCGGACATGGTTTTCTCGACTTGTAG
- a CDS encoding RNA polymerase sigma factor — MRQEITELLPRLRRFAYSLTGSMDEADDLLQNTVERLLTRDMPQDADLTKWAFRICRNVWIDECRAKKVRREAAEQPELTDGQVVDGQHQTTKEIEWNRVDAAMSRLPEDQRQIISLVALQGMPYKIVAEILDVPKGTVMSRLARARAALGEALTPVTMRTDS; from the coding sequence ATGCGACAGGAAATCACCGAACTATTACCGAGGCTCAGGCGCTTTGCCTATTCGCTCACCGGGTCCATGGATGAGGCAGACGACCTGCTGCAGAATACCGTGGAACGTCTATTGACCCGCGATATGCCGCAGGACGCCGACCTGACCAAGTGGGCATTCCGAATCTGCCGCAATGTCTGGATAGACGAATGCCGGGCCAAAAAGGTTCGGCGGGAAGCGGCGGAGCAGCCGGAGCTGACGGACGGACAGGTCGTGGACGGCCAGCATCAGACCACCAAAGAGATCGAATGGAACCGGGTGGATGCGGCCATGTCGCGGCTGCCGGAAGACCAGCGCCAGATTATCTCCCTGGTGGCGTTGCAGGGCATGCCCTACAAGATTGTTGCCGAGATTCTCGATGTGCCGAAAGGCACGGTGATGAGCCGGTTGGCCCGCGCCAGAGCCGCGCTGGGTGAGGCCTTGACGCCCGTAACCATGAGGACCGATTCATGA
- a CDS encoding anti-sigma factor family protein, translating to MKMTDETLSAFLDRELTDAEMEAVRHQLAQDPTLADRLAEMASVDAQLQEHYAAIDDRPMPESVTRLLEQEPAPDTAASPDNVVTFPWWRTLRGHAGKAVAAAVVAGVALMQWFGMPSSGDPSWQTVAQALDTRPSGEIHQVGGQATLTPRLTFRNQAGEWCRQFRLVSDGEASEQIACLTNARSWEQVARVKAGPLPEASTYQTASGGSVLDSTLDRMMAGPPIGPEKERELLQGQWRN from the coding sequence ATGAAGATGACAGACGAAACCCTGTCGGCGTTCCTTGATCGTGAATTGACCGACGCGGAAATGGAGGCTGTGAGGCACCAGCTTGCGCAGGACCCGACCCTGGCCGACCGGCTGGCTGAAATGGCCTCGGTGGACGCGCAGTTGCAGGAGCACTATGCCGCCATTGATGATCGGCCCATGCCGGAATCAGTGACGCGGCTGCTGGAACAGGAGCCGGCCCCGGACACCGCTGCGTCACCGGATAATGTGGTGACCTTCCCCTGGTGGCGCACGCTGCGTGGTCATGCCGGGAAGGCAGTAGCGGCTGCGGTTGTTGCCGGTGTGGCGTTGATGCAGTGGTTCGGTATGCCATCCTCCGGCGACCCTTCCTGGCAGACGGTTGCCCAGGCGCTGGATACCCGGCCTAGTGGCGAGATTCACCAGGTCGGTGGCCAGGCAACCCTGACCCCCAGGCTGACCTTCCGGAACCAGGCCGGGGAATGGTGCCGGCAGTTCCGTCTGGTATCGGATGGCGAGGCTTCCGAGCAGATTGCCTGCCTTACTAACGCGAGAAGCTGGGAGCAGGTTGCCCGGGTCAAGGCCGGGCCACTGCCGGAAGCCAGTACCTATCAGACCGCCAGTGGTGGCAGTGTGCTTGATAGCACCCTGGACCGGATGATGGCCGGCCCGCCGATTGGTCCTGAAAAGGAGCGTGAGCTGCTCCAGGGGCAATGGAGAAACTGA
- a CDS encoding ABC transporter substrate-binding protein: MFRCLSLPAAGFCRIIIVSLVVILSAQATELSEPMKGALNLRLMVSGGEQRLVYQRLIERFERAYPQIDVRHREYEQEDYKARIETWLRQPDDAPDVLFYFAGYLMAEFYREGLVRPITNLWQSRQWDEAFPPSVSGVVMHDGQPMGLPISYYHWGIYYRKSLFKRLGLTPPETWNEFLEVGEALKAEGITPIALGSEARWPAAAWFDYLNLRTNGLEFHKDLLAGREDFDDERVRRVFNAWQDLIDRNFFLSGHSETSWRSALPYLYQRQAGMMLMGGFVVPQFPDQLVEDMGLFPFPTMNSGHPMAEEAPTDLLFIPSRARNVKEAELFLQFVARPDIQGWFNRQLGTIAPNRQAPEPEDRLVATGNAILQRASGYSQFFDRQMPRSKSTPAMDTFVHFLNGGLSVDATLATLTSILERTDQQ; this comes from the coding sequence ATGTTCCGATGTCTGAGCCTGCCTGCTGCAGGCTTCTGTAGAATTATTATCGTCTCTTTGGTGGTGATACTGTCCGCCCAGGCCACTGAGCTGTCGGAGCCAATGAAGGGGGCGCTGAACCTCAGGCTGATGGTGTCAGGCGGCGAACAGCGGCTGGTCTATCAGAGGCTGATTGAACGTTTCGAACGTGCCTACCCACAGATCGATGTGCGTCATCGCGAGTACGAGCAGGAAGACTACAAGGCCAGGATTGAGACCTGGCTGCGCCAGCCTGACGATGCGCCGGATGTCCTGTTCTATTTTGCCGGATACCTGATGGCGGAGTTTTACCGCGAGGGCCTGGTTCGGCCCATTACCAACCTCTGGCAGTCCCGGCAGTGGGATGAGGCATTCCCCCCTTCAGTCAGCGGTGTCGTGATGCACGATGGCCAGCCCATGGGGTTGCCTATCTCGTACTATCACTGGGGCATCTATTACCGGAAATCCCTGTTCAAGCGCCTGGGCCTGACGCCGCCGGAAACCTGGAATGAGTTTCTGGAAGTCGGGGAGGCCCTGAAAGCAGAGGGCATCACCCCGATCGCCCTCGGGTCGGAAGCGCGCTGGCCTGCCGCAGCCTGGTTTGACTACCTGAATCTGCGAACCAACGGCCTCGAGTTCCACAAAGATTTGCTGGCAGGTCGCGAAGACTTTGACGATGAACGCGTCCGCCGGGTGTTCAACGCCTGGCAGGATCTCATCGACCGGAATTTTTTCCTGTCCGGGCACAGCGAGACAAGCTGGCGCAGCGCGTTGCCGTACCTCTATCAGCGGCAGGCGGGCATGATGTTGATGGGCGGGTTTGTGGTGCCGCAGTTCCCGGACCAGCTGGTAGAGGATATGGGCTTGTTCCCGTTCCCCACTATGAACTCTGGGCATCCGATGGCAGAAGAGGCTCCCACCGATCTGCTGTTTATTCCCAGCCGGGCGCGCAATGTGAAGGAGGCCGAGCTTTTTCTGCAGTTTGTGGCCCGGCCGGACATCCAGGGCTGGTTCAATCGCCAGCTTGGTACCATCGCTCCGAACCGTCAGGCCCCGGAACCGGAAGACAGGCTGGTGGCCACCGGCAACGCTATTCTGCAAAGAGCCAGCGGCTATTCCCAGTTCTTTGATCGGCAGATGCCCCGTTCAAAGTCGACGCCCGCCATGGACACTTTCGTTCACTTCCTCAATGGTGGGCTCTCCGTCGATGCCACTCTGGCAACGCTGACAAGTATTCTCGAACGCACCGACCAGCAATAG
- the ahpF gene encoding alkyl hydroperoxide reductase subunit F — MLDANIKEQLKAYMAKLQQPIELVAAYDDSAKSQELKQLLDELEPMSEKISLRTEESSDVRRPSFAITRVGSDDISVRFAGIPMGHEFTSLVLALLQVGGHPSRETEELLQQVRDLDGNFEFETYYSLSCQNCPDVVQALNLMSVLNPGVKHTAIDGALFQDEVEQREVMAVPSVYMNGEPFGQGRMSLAEIVARLDTGAEAREAEKLRHKDPFEVLVVGGGPAGSSAAIYAARKGISTGIVAERFGGQVADTMGIENLISVPYTEGPKLVAAMEQHVKEYDVDIMNLQRAEKLIPAASRGGHHEIQLANGASLKSRTLVLSTGARWRQLGVPGEEEYRNKGVAYCPHCDGPLFKGKRVSVIGGGNSGVEAAIDLAGIVGHVTLLEFADELKADDVLQKKLRSLKNVEILTSAQTTEIFGEGGKVSGLKYKDRQSGEVHDVSLEGVFIQIGLIPNTEWLRGSIELSQHGEIIVDERGETSIPGIFAAGDATTVPYKQIVISMGDGSKAALSAFDFLIRNSVDDSESDEQAA; from the coding sequence ATGTTGGATGCCAACATCAAGGAACAGTTGAAAGCCTATATGGCCAAGCTGCAACAGCCGATCGAGCTGGTGGCAGCCTATGACGACAGCGCCAAATCCCAGGAGCTGAAGCAGCTGTTGGATGAATTGGAGCCCATGTCGGAGAAGATCAGCCTGCGCACGGAAGAATCCAGCGATGTCCGCAGGCCGTCTTTTGCCATTACCCGGGTTGGTAGCGACGACATCAGTGTGCGTTTCGCCGGTATCCCCATGGGCCACGAGTTCACCTCACTGGTTCTGGCCCTGTTGCAGGTCGGCGGGCATCCGTCACGGGAAACCGAGGAACTGCTTCAGCAGGTCCGTGACCTGGACGGTAACTTTGAATTCGAGACCTATTACTCGCTGTCCTGCCAGAACTGCCCCGACGTGGTTCAGGCCTTGAATCTGATGAGCGTGCTCAATCCCGGCGTGAAGCACACTGCCATCGACGGTGCCCTGTTCCAGGATGAAGTGGAGCAGCGGGAAGTCATGGCGGTGCCTAGCGTCTACATGAACGGCGAGCCCTTCGGTCAGGGCCGGATGTCGCTGGCGGAAATCGTCGCCAGGCTGGACACCGGTGCCGAAGCCCGGGAAGCGGAAAAGCTCCGGCACAAGGACCCGTTTGAAGTGCTGGTTGTCGGCGGTGGCCCGGCTGGCTCCTCTGCGGCTATATACGCCGCCCGTAAGGGCATTTCCACCGGTATCGTGGCGGAACGGTTTGGTGGCCAGGTGGCAGATACCATGGGCATCGAGAACCTGATTTCCGTGCCTTATACCGAAGGCCCGAAACTGGTTGCGGCCATGGAGCAGCACGTTAAAGAGTACGACGTGGATATCATGAATCTGCAGCGGGCGGAAAAGCTGATTCCAGCTGCAAGCCGCGGCGGGCATCACGAGATACAGCTGGCTAATGGCGCGTCGCTGAAATCCCGCACGCTGGTACTGTCCACCGGCGCCCGCTGGCGCCAGCTCGGTGTGCCCGGCGAGGAAGAGTACCGCAATAAGGGCGTGGCCTACTGCCCCCACTGTGACGGCCCCCTTTTCAAGGGCAAGCGCGTGTCGGTGATTGGTGGCGGCAACTCCGGTGTGGAAGCGGCCATCGACCTGGCGGGTATCGTCGGCCACGTGACGTTGCTGGAATTCGCCGATGAACTGAAAGCGGACGACGTACTGCAGAAGAAATTGCGCAGCCTGAAAAACGTGGAAATCCTGACCTCGGCCCAGACTACGGAAATCTTTGGTGAAGGCGGCAAGGTTAGCGGTCTGAAGTACAAGGATCGTCAAAGCGGCGAGGTGCATGACGTATCGCTGGAAGGTGTGTTCATCCAGATTGGTCTGATCCCCAACACCGAATGGCTGAGGGGTTCCATTGAACTGAGCCAGCATGGCGAGATCATCGTTGATGAGCGCGGCGAAACCTCCATTCCGGGTATTTTTGCAGCGGGGGACGCAACTACCGTACCCTACAAGCAGATTGTGATTTCCATGGGCGACGGCTCTAAAGCAGCGTTGAGTGCCTTCGACTTCCTGATTCGAAACTCGGTGGATGACAGCGAGAGTGACGAACAGGCGGCCTGA
- a CDS encoding acetyltransferase, with protein sequence MFLAEKSTGHMIEVLDTLALFDPNETRVKGSLHFGEEAQDPELFDKSGLNFPSGESLPVCWTDPEYRRR encoded by the coding sequence ATGTTTCTTGCCGAAAAATCGACGGGTCATATGATCGAAGTGCTTGATACCCTGGCACTGTTTGATCCCAATGAAACCAGGGTCAAAGGCAGCTTGCACTTCGGTGAGGAAGCCCAGGATCCGGAGTTGTTCGACAAGTCCGGCCTGAACTTCCCTTCCGGGGAATCCCTGCCGGTCTGCTGGACGGACCCGGAGTATCGTAGACGTTAG
- a CDS encoding LysR family transcriptional regulator, translated as MDNLNLRHLFYFWTIAREGSIVRAAEHLDLTPQTLSGQLATFEASLGGALFRRANRSLQLTDFGQTVLGYADEMFQTAQALSDVIRQPPEDRPLRLDIGIAASVHKLIAYHLTAPVLTLKREVRLSCHTGDPDELLKRLAQRELEVVLTDRQPGSDEAGRFRTYRLGASSMSLFAAPELAETLRERFPRSLDGQPFLATSLKAPYVTALMNWFAVQSIQVKVVAEVDDSALIKVFGRQGLGYFAAPTAIRDEVCRQYQVEHIARITEVRDTLYAVTRSGKTHNTAVAELIKERPELGERLEKIDQ; from the coding sequence GTGGACAACCTGAACCTTCGCCATCTGTTCTATTTCTGGACCATCGCCCGGGAAGGCTCCATCGTGAGGGCCGCCGAGCATCTGGACCTGACGCCCCAGACCCTGAGCGGGCAGCTGGCCACGTTTGAGGCCTCACTGGGCGGGGCGCTGTTTCGCCGGGCCAATCGTTCGCTGCAACTGACGGACTTTGGCCAGACGGTACTGGGCTACGCCGATGAAATGTTCCAGACCGCCCAGGCGCTGTCGGATGTGATTCGTCAGCCGCCGGAAGACCGCCCGCTGCGGCTGGACATCGGCATTGCGGCGTCTGTCCATAAACTGATCGCCTACCACCTGACCGCGCCGGTGCTGACGCTGAAACGGGAAGTGCGCCTGAGCTGCCATACCGGAGATCCGGACGAACTTCTCAAGCGCCTGGCCCAGCGGGAACTGGAGGTGGTGCTGACCGATCGTCAGCCGGGGTCCGACGAGGCGGGCCGCTTCCGCACCTACCGTTTGGGGGCGTCCTCCATGTCGCTGTTCGCAGCGCCGGAACTGGCGGAAACGCTGCGGGAAAGGTTTCCGAGAAGTCTTGATGGCCAGCCTTTTCTGGCAACTTCCCTGAAAGCGCCCTACGTAACGGCACTGATGAACTGGTTCGCGGTCCAGAGCATACAGGTAAAGGTCGTGGCCGAAGTCGACGACAGCGCGCTGATCAAGGTATTCGGCCGGCAGGGCCTGGGGTATTTCGCGGCGCCCACGGCCATCCGGGACGAGGTCTGCCGTCAGTATCAGGTAGAGCACATTGCCCGCATTACCGAGGTGCGGGACACGCTCTATGCGGTTACCCGCTCGGGGAAAACCCACAATACCGCAGTGGCGGAGTTGATCAAGGAGCGCCCGGAGCTGGGCGAAAGGCTCGAGAAAATCGATCAATAA
- a CDS encoding histone deacetylase family protein, with translation MKTVFSPLHSRRTARTELDGGILIEPHEKPSRAETILGRVKQEALGEVLAPKEFGPDPVLRVHTQDYVNFLRTSWADWAAEGKPGEAIPAVWPGRGMRQRVPKDIDGRLGYYSFAAETSITDGTWEAACASANVALTAQALVADGEPGAFALCRPPGHHAHADLFGGYCFFNNAAISAQAFRDQGAKRVVVLDVDFHHGNGTQSIFYQRNDVLTISLHGDPDLVFPHFLGFEDETGEGEGKGFNLNIVYPPGTPFSVWREGLEAACIRIAAYQPDALVIALGVDTFEDDPISFFKLTSADYLQMGEQIGKLNLPTLFTMEGGYDVDAIGVNVVNVLKGFERARL, from the coding sequence ATGAAAACCGTTTTTTCACCACTGCACAGTCGCCGCACCGCGAGAACCGAGCTGGACGGGGGCATCCTGATAGAGCCCCACGAAAAGCCCTCACGGGCGGAAACCATACTGGGCCGGGTCAAGCAGGAGGCGCTGGGCGAGGTACTGGCCCCCAAGGAATTCGGTCCTGATCCGGTTCTGCGGGTGCACACACAGGATTACGTCAACTTTCTGCGAACAAGCTGGGCCGACTGGGCTGCAGAGGGCAAACCCGGGGAGGCCATTCCCGCGGTCTGGCCCGGAAGAGGCATGCGCCAACGGGTACCGAAAGACATTGATGGCCGTCTGGGGTACTACAGTTTTGCCGCTGAAACCTCCATTACCGACGGCACCTGGGAAGCGGCCTGCGCCTCCGCCAATGTGGCGCTTACCGCACAGGCGCTGGTCGCCGACGGCGAACCGGGAGCCTTCGCGCTCTGCCGTCCGCCGGGTCATCACGCCCACGCCGACCTGTTCGGAGGCTACTGTTTCTTCAATAACGCCGCGATCTCGGCGCAGGCGTTCCGGGATCAGGGGGCAAAACGGGTGGTGGTGCTAGACGTGGATTTCCACCACGGCAACGGCACCCAGAGCATCTTCTACCAGCGCAACGATGTGCTGACCATAAGCCTGCACGGCGACCCGGACCTGGTCTTTCCCCACTTTCTCGGTTTTGAGGATGAGACCGGCGAAGGCGAAGGCAAGGGCTTCAACCTCAATATCGTCTATCCGCCGGGTACCCCGTTCAGTGTCTGGCGCGAGGGGCTGGAAGCCGCCTGCATCCGGATCGCAGCCTATCAACCGGACGCGCTGGTGATCGCCCTGGGCGTGGACACTTTCGAGGACGACCCGATTTCCTTTTTCAAGCTCACCTCCGCGGATTACCTGCAGATGGGAGAGCAGATCGGAAAGCTGAACCTGCCTACCCTGTTTACCATGGAAGGCGGCTATGACGTGGACGCCATTGGCGTGAACGTGGTGAATGTGCTGAAGGGATTCGAGCGGGCGCGGCTATAG
- a CDS encoding YgjV family protein, with product MLEGMSYTDMAGQVVSLIALGFCLVGFASKRDDRLMVLLISANVAFATQFALFGSWTAAVLSLLVIGRIMLARRYLGNWQVMLAVLAVNLLAAVLTWRSPVDYFAIAAAVFGTVGMFMLRGIPMRLMLAAAAICWMLNNILIGSVGGTLAEGLVVVTNFITIFRLARMKRRYPEAFEKLNESGL from the coding sequence ATGCTTGAGGGCATGAGTTATACCGATATGGCGGGCCAGGTGGTCAGCCTGATCGCCCTGGGGTTCTGCCTGGTGGGTTTTGCCAGCAAGCGGGACGACCGGCTGATGGTTCTGCTGATCTCGGCGAATGTGGCCTTCGCCACCCAGTTCGCCCTGTTCGGCAGCTGGACGGCGGCGGTTCTTAGCCTGCTGGTGATTGGCCGGATCATGCTGGCCCGGCGCTATCTGGGCAACTGGCAGGTGATGCTGGCGGTTCTGGCTGTGAACCTGCTGGCGGCTGTTCTGACCTGGCGCAGCCCGGTGGATTATTTCGCCATTGCCGCCGCCGTGTTCGGCACTGTCGGTATGTTCATGCTCCGCGGTATTCCCATGCGTTTGATGCTGGCGGCCGCGGCCATTTGCTGGATGCTCAATAATATCCTTATCGGTTCGGTAGGCGGCACGCTCGCCGAAGGCCTTGTGGTGGTCACCAACTTTATCACCATCTTCCGGCTTGCCCGGATGAAGCGCCGCTACCCAGAGGCGTTTGAAAAACTTAACGAGTCCGGTCTATAG
- the ahpC gene encoding alkyl hydroperoxide reductase subunit C, which translates to MGVINSEIKPFKATAFKNGEFVEVSDADVKGKWAVFFFYPADFTFVCPTELGDVADKYEELQKLGVEVFSVSTDTHFTHKAWHSSSDTIGKINYYMVGDQTGTITNNFGVMREGQGLADRATFLIDPDGVIQAMEITAEGIGRDADDLMRKVKAAQYVRKHPGEVCPAKWKEGEETLTPSLDLVGKI; encoded by the coding sequence ATGGGTGTAATTAACAGCGAAATCAAACCATTCAAAGCCACGGCGTTCAAAAATGGCGAGTTTGTCGAGGTTTCAGACGCTGATGTAAAAGGTAAATGGGCTGTATTTTTCTTCTACCCGGCCGACTTCACCTTTGTATGCCCGACTGAGCTGGGCGACGTGGCAGACAAGTACGAAGAACTGCAGAAGCTGGGCGTGGAAGTGTTCTCCGTGTCTACCGACACCCACTTCACCCACAAAGCATGGCACAGCAGCTCAGACACCATTGGCAAGATCAACTACTACATGGTTGGCGACCAGACTGGCACCATCACCAACAACTTCGGCGTGATGCGTGAAGGCCAGGGCCTGGCGGACCGCGCCACCTTCCTGATTGATCCGGATGGCGTTATCCAGGCAATGGAAATCACTGCGGAAGGTATCGGCCGTGACGCAGACGATCTGATGCGCAAAGTGAAAGCCGCTCAGTACGTGCGCAAGCACCCGGGCGAAGTCTGCCCCGCCAAGTGGAAAGAAGGCGAGGAAACACTGACTCCGTCACTGGACCTCGTTGGCAAGATCTAA